From Wolbachia endosymbiont (group A) of Longitarsus flavicornis, the proteins below share one genomic window:
- a CDS encoding crossover junction endodeoxyribonuclease RuvC: MSILTLDLGKQTGWAILTDGVIESGSKSFHGSRFSGGGMCFLNFRNWLNSLRDISAVYFEEVRRHLGTDAAHCYGGFLAVLSAWCEEHHVPYKGVNVKTIKRFITGKGNASKSEVIEAIREKSFLPRDDNEADALALMFYISKDINKMKNP; this comes from the coding sequence ATGTCAATCCTAACACTAGACCTCGGCAAGCAAACTGGCTGGGCAATTCTGACAGATGGAGTAATTGAAAGTGGAAGCAAAAGTTTTCATGGTAGTCGTTTCAGTGGTGGTGGAATGTGTTTCTTGAATTTTCGTAATTGGCTTAACTCTTTGAGAGACATTTCTGCAGTGTATTTTGAAGAAGTGAGAAGACATCTAGGAACTGATGCAGCGCATTGCTATGGCGGTTTTCTCGCAGTTCTGTCTGCTTGGTGTGAAGAACATCATGTGCCATACAAAGGTGTTAATGTTAAAACTATAAAACGCTTTATAACAGGCAAAGGCAATGCAAGTAAGAGTGAAGTTATTGAAGCGATACGTGAAAAAAGTTTTTTACCTAGAGATGATAATGAGGCCGATGCTTTGGCATTAATGTTCTATATTAGTAAAGATATTAATAAGATGAAAAATCCATAA
- a CDS encoding DEAD/DEAH box helicase, translating into MSIYGRTWWGKKWLQSFSEVDYDNRLSRGRTYANTGRAFGIQINGNTITAKVSGSRPHPYKVKITLNELNSSAIRCIIENSPSILPKLINRQLPTLLFDKLNDSGIKLFPSNWEEMNASCNCPDWAMPCKHIAAVIYLIAAEIDKNPFVIFNIHNCDLLSLIDDFGNGKLENIQSILKINDLFKSSSKVKVYDQVNLNDIDLSTIPNLASCIENILTNNPLFFEKNFHSILQIAYKHWQKYPTGNSFYSSKKKLSEEELFTSKWGSIEHWQTFQLFINDQYQVIQVSNGIANSFMLSESVSRNIAQFLNDIPISLLHKLNPELRFMHMISQFARMLMEKSALVPQILQNKREEFIIRWIPALFNESVKEIHRKISSMCPPLLIQYQKTSIEPEEQVNIAISLILLEYMANNFPAALDKYREKNTFPSSMDKYRDKHIFALFFTGSAYKFSEFSNREIPQAINLWLSRLYLTDKPYKLYLMVKDYYERFELDIQVSLDDGKSIIKLKKALSNCSTKLSILSDMGMLSEYIPELERSIDDSSRLLFSLDDFAPLFLNILPVLKAIGVIVILPKSLEKILKPKLSLNLSAKGKIEEDRKSFLTLEKLLKFDWKIAIGDKEISITEFKKLLKDSRGLIKIIDQYVLLDDKEVEALLKKFDKLPEHLSQAELMQAALGGELDGAKVGLDQQIKSLFEKLNTYVPVDVPSNLTAQLRPYQKRGFSWLVQNIETGFGSIIADDMGLGKTLQVIAAILYCKNAGFLDEDKVLIVAPTSILSNWQREMERFAPELKLFIYHGQNRELANDYDVALTSYGLARRDKKELNRVGWFLLVIDEAQNIKNPHSEQSKAIKAIAAKNRIAMSGTPVENRLLEYWSIFDFTNKYYLGTPKEFKTHFATPIEKARDKVCLEKFMKVTHPFMLRRVKSDKSIIEDLPDKIENNRYCSLTPEQTALYQEVVNTTMKKIEKSEGIERKGLILKLINALKQVCNHPSHFGKKKRASIEQSGKMQMLEEILIGISELAEKSLIFTQYTEMGEIIARLLEEKFESKVPFLHGSLSRKARDKMVNDFENSFRSNILIVSLKAGGTGLNLTAANHVIHYDLWWNPAVEAQATDRAYRIGQERNVMVYRLLSTGTFEERIDEMIQSKKELANLTISSGESWITEFSNNQLKDLINIRNAV; encoded by the coding sequence ATGTCTATTTACGGGAGAACATGGTGGGGTAAGAAATGGCTTCAATCTTTCAGTGAAGTTGATTACGATAACCGCCTTTCACGTGGTAGAACTTATGCTAATACTGGTCGAGCTTTTGGTATTCAAATCAACGGCAATACAATTACAGCCAAAGTTAGTGGTTCAAGACCTCATCCATATAAAGTTAAAATAACACTCAATGAATTAAATTCATCAGCTATCCGTTGTATTATTGAAAATTCGCCCTCTATATTGCCTAAATTAATAAATAGACAATTACCAACACTTTTGTTTGATAAGCTTAACGACTCAGGTATTAAATTATTTCCTTCGAATTGGGAAGAAATGAACGCAAGTTGCAATTGTCCTGATTGGGCTATGCCTTGTAAACATATTGCTGCTGTAATTTATCTTATTGCTGCAGAAATTGATAAAAACCCTTTCGTAATTTTCAATATTCATAATTGTGACTTGTTGTCGCTGATTGATGATTTTGGAAATGGAAAATTAGAAAACATTCAAAGTATTCTAAAAATTAATGATCTATTTAAATCGTCTTCTAAAGTTAAAGTATATGACCAAGTAAACTTAAATGATATTGATCTATCGACTATTCCTAACCTTGCTAGCTGTATCGAAAATATCTTGACGAATAATCCACTCTTTTTTGAAAAAAATTTTCACAGTATTCTGCAAATAGCTTACAAGCATTGGCAAAAATATCCTACGGGAAATTCTTTCTACTCTTCCAAGAAAAAGCTATCGGAAGAAGAATTGTTTACTAGCAAATGGGGAAGTATTGAACACTGGCAAACATTTCAATTATTTATCAATGACCAATACCAAGTTATTCAAGTAAGCAATGGTATAGCTAATTCATTTATGCTCAGCGAAAGTGTTTCGAGGAATATAGCACAATTTTTAAACGATATTCCTATTTCATTGCTTCATAAGCTTAATCCTGAGCTTCGCTTCATGCATATGATTTCACAGTTTGCACGTATGCTCATGGAAAAATCAGCACTAGTACCACAAATACTACAAAATAAAAGAGAAGAATTCATAATTAGGTGGATCCCTGCGTTGTTTAATGAATCAGTCAAAGAAATTCATAGAAAAATATCATCTATGTGTCCACCTCTGCTAATTCAATATCAGAAAACTTCTATAGAGCCTGAAGAACAGGTTAATATTGCAATTTCTTTAATCCTTTTGGAATACATGGCAAATAATTTTCCTGCAGCACTTGATAAGTATAGAGAAAAGAATACCTTTCCTTCATCAATGGACAAGTATAGAGACAAGCACATCTTTGCATTATTTTTTACTGGATCAGCATACAAGTTTAGTGAGTTTAGCAACAGAGAAATACCTCAAGCAATTAATCTCTGGTTATCACGGCTTTATTTAACAGATAAACCATACAAACTTTACTTAATGGTAAAAGATTATTATGAAAGATTTGAGCTTGATATACAGGTATCTTTAGATGATGGAAAATCGATAATAAAGCTGAAAAAAGCATTGTCTAACTGCAGCACAAAACTGAGCATTTTATCTGATATGGGAATGCTGTCCGAATACATACCTGAGCTAGAAAGATCGATTGACGACAGCAGTAGATTACTGTTTAGCTTAGATGATTTTGCACCATTGTTTTTAAATATCTTGCCGGTGTTAAAAGCAATTGGCGTTATAGTTATCTTACCAAAATCACTGGAAAAAATCCTAAAGCCAAAGTTGAGTCTTAATTTATCTGCTAAAGGCAAAATTGAAGAAGATCGGAAAAGTTTCTTAACGCTTGAAAAATTATTGAAGTTTGATTGGAAAATAGCGATAGGTGATAAAGAGATAAGCATTACAGAATTTAAAAAGCTACTGAAAGATTCTCGTGGACTTATAAAGATTATAGACCAATATGTGCTTTTGGATGATAAGGAGGTAGAAGCTCTACTGAAAAAATTTGATAAGTTACCTGAACACTTGAGTCAAGCAGAGCTGATGCAAGCTGCTTTAGGAGGTGAACTAGATGGAGCAAAGGTAGGACTTGATCAGCAGATTAAAAGCCTATTTGAAAAGCTTAACACTTATGTACCTGTTGATGTACCAAGTAACCTAACAGCACAGTTACGTCCATATCAAAAACGTGGATTTAGTTGGCTTGTGCAGAACATAGAGACGGGATTTGGTAGTATAATTGCTGATGACATGGGTCTTGGTAAAACACTACAAGTTATTGCAGCCATTTTATACTGTAAGAATGCAGGATTTTTAGATGAAGATAAAGTCTTGATAGTAGCACCAACAAGCATATTAAGCAATTGGCAACGAGAGATGGAACGTTTTGCACCAGAATTAAAGCTTTTTATCTATCATGGACAAAATCGAGAATTGGCAAATGATTATGATGTAGCTCTCACATCCTATGGTCTTGCACGTCGTGATAAAAAAGAGCTTAACAGAGTAGGATGGTTTTTGCTCGTGATTGATGAAGCCCAAAATATAAAGAATCCCCACAGTGAACAGAGCAAAGCTATAAAAGCTATTGCAGCAAAAAATAGAATAGCAATGAGTGGTACACCTGTTGAAAATAGGCTACTAGAATATTGGAGTATTTTTGATTTTACTAATAAATATTACCTTGGTACTCCTAAGGAATTTAAAACTCATTTTGCAACACCAATTGAAAAAGCGAGAGACAAAGTTTGTCTAGAGAAGTTCATGAAAGTTACTCATCCCTTTATGCTACGTAGGGTAAAAAGTGATAAAAGCATTATAGAGGATCTACCAGATAAAATTGAAAATAATCGTTATTGTTCTCTAACTCCAGAGCAAACAGCACTTTATCAAGAAGTAGTTAACACAACTATGAAAAAGATAGAAAAGAGTGAAGGAATTGAGCGTAAGGGTCTAATTCTTAAGCTTATCAATGCTTTAAAGCAAGTTTGTAACCATCCATCGCATTTTGGCAAGAAAAAGCGTGCAAGTATTGAACAGTCAGGAAAGATGCAGATGCTAGAAGAGATATTGATAGGAATTAGTGAGCTTGCAGAAAAATCATTGATATTTACTCAATACACTGAAATGGGTGAGATTATAGCTAGGCTACTTGAAGAAAAGTTTGAATCAAAAGTGCCATTTTTGCATGGAAGTTTATCCCGTAAAGCACGAGACAAAATGGTTAATGATTTTGAAAACTCATTTCGATCAAATATTCTCATAGTATCTTTAAAAGCTGGTGGAACAGGGCTTAATTTAACAGCAGCAAACCATGTAATACATTACGATTTATGGTGGAATCCAGCAGTGGAAGCACAAGCAACAGATAGAGCGTACCGTATTGGGCAAGAACGTAATGTTATGGTGTACAGGCTACTTTCAACAGGTACTTTTGAAGAGCGTATTGATGAGATGATTCAAAGTAAGAAAGAGTTAGCAAACTTAACTATAAGTAGCGGCGAGAGTTGGATTACAGAATTTAGCAATAATCAATTGAAAGATTTGATCAATATAAGAAATGCTGTATAA
- a CDS encoding head decoration protein produces the protein MSCISEQNNLGDLLKYETSSLYSRDQITVAKGQNLKLGTVVALDKDSMVKIINPTATDGTQTAIGAVVSDVNATENAKAVIITRGAILADHAIVWPANITEEQKAAAIKQLEARGIIVRKGI, from the coding sequence ATGAGTTGTATAAGCGAACAAAATAATCTGGGTGACTTATTAAAGTATGAGACATCAAGTCTATATTCAAGAGATCAGATAACAGTAGCAAAAGGGCAGAACCTAAAGCTTGGTACAGTAGTGGCTCTCGATAAAGATAGCATGGTTAAGATAATAAATCCAACTGCCACAGATGGTACACAAACAGCGATAGGTGCAGTAGTAAGTGATGTAAATGCGACAGAAAATGCTAAAGCAGTAATTATTACTCGTGGTGCAATACTAGCAGATCATGCAATTGTGTGGCCAGCAAATATCACTGAAGAGCAGAAAGCTGCAGCAATAAAGCAACTTGAAGCACGAGGGATCATTGTCCGCAAGGGAATTTAA
- a CDS encoding phage tail protein, with protein MFDIKISNNINEIISNIERKEQKIKLAAIKALNKTALWLKAQAAKEISDEKRIKLSLIRKRLRIFKAKTSRLEVLIRANLYDIRASTIGKIQKTRRGSKVGKHEFIGGFAAVMPKGNSGMFKREGRAALPIKEVKLSLEPEASRIIGNLVNYEVEEVFEKFFERDITRNI; from the coding sequence GTGTTTGATATTAAAATTAGTAACAATATTAATGAAATAATCTCCAATATTGAAAGAAAAGAGCAGAAAATAAAACTGGCAGCTATAAAAGCGTTAAACAAAACGGCACTATGGTTAAAAGCGCAAGCAGCTAAGGAAATCAGTGATGAAAAGAGAATAAAATTAAGTTTGATAAGAAAGAGATTAAGAATTTTTAAGGCAAAAACTAGCAGATTAGAAGTGTTAATTAGAGCAAATCTCTATGACATTAGAGCATCGACAATTGGTAAAATACAAAAAACAAGAAGAGGATCGAAAGTAGGAAAGCATGAGTTTATAGGAGGATTTGCAGCAGTTATGCCAAAAGGAAATAGCGGTATGTTTAAACGTGAAGGAAGAGCAGCATTGCCAATAAAGGAAGTTAAATTGTCACTCGAACCTGAGGCTTCAAGGATAATAGGGAATCTTGTTAATTATGAGGTTGAGGAAGTGTTTGAAAAGTTCTTTGAACGTGATATTACAAGAAATATATGA
- a CDS encoding gpW family head-tail joining protein — MYSEKYLTQVEKAIQKLQSGERVVSIAYGDHVVRYGEVQIKDLLELRQRIKAGLKVAGMRPKRKIVFSTSKGIL, encoded by the coding sequence ATGTACAGTGAAAAATATTTAACTCAAGTTGAGAAAGCAATTCAAAAACTGCAAAGCGGAGAAAGAGTTGTCTCAATTGCATATGGTGACCATGTTGTGCGGTACGGGGAAGTTCAAATAAAGGATTTATTGGAGCTCAGGCAACGAATAAAAGCGGGGTTAAAAGTTGCAGGCATGAGGCCAAAGAGGAAAATTGTTTTTTCAACGAGTAAAGGAATTTTATAA
- a CDS encoding phage portal protein codes for MLLKTFKQLFNKPKIKSSAWDAAGSGRRFFHFQPELGSINNLLSQSLGHLRSRSRDMVRKNPYAANIIDTIVSNSIGTGIKPQSKAKNAEFRKKVQELWLRWTDEADSCGISDFYGLQALVCRSMIEGGECFVRLRTRKLEDRFSVPLQLQVLESEHLDNKTNQTLGNGNVIRNGIEFNKLGQREAYYLFKEHPGEGSFGESVRVPANDVLHIYRPLRPGQIRGEPWLSNILLKLYELDQYDDAELVRKKTAAMFAGFITRLDPEANILGEGESNEQGVALSGLEPGTMQLLDPGEDIKFSEPSDVGGSYEAFMRQQLRAIAIGTGITYEQLTGDLTGVNYSSVRAGLIEFRRRCAMLQHNIMVFQFCRPVWSRWLELATLSGGLSTTDNQIFKDVKWIPQGFDWVDPLKDQQAQQMAVRNGFKSRAEVVSEMGYDVEEIDQEIAEDQKRANSLNLMFDSDCKGL; via the coding sequence ATGCTGCTCAAAACCTTCAAGCAATTATTTAACAAACCAAAGATAAAAAGCTCTGCATGGGATGCAGCAGGCTCAGGAAGAAGATTTTTTCACTTTCAACCAGAGTTAGGAAGCATAAATAATTTACTTTCTCAGAGCCTTGGGCACTTACGTAGCCGCTCTCGGGATATGGTAAGAAAAAATCCATATGCAGCAAATATCATTGATACAATAGTAAGTAACTCTATTGGAACAGGAATAAAACCGCAATCAAAAGCAAAGAATGCAGAATTTAGAAAGAAAGTGCAAGAATTATGGCTAAGATGGACAGATGAAGCAGATAGCTGTGGAATAAGTGATTTTTATGGATTACAAGCTCTAGTATGCAGAAGTATGATAGAGGGAGGAGAATGTTTTGTACGTTTAAGAACGAGAAAGCTGGAAGATAGATTTTCTGTGCCATTACAACTGCAAGTACTTGAGTCTGAACATTTAGATAATAAAACAAATCAAACTTTAGGAAATGGTAATGTAATAAGAAACGGGATTGAGTTTAACAAGCTTGGGCAAAGAGAAGCATATTACCTATTTAAAGAACACCCTGGTGAAGGCTCGTTTGGTGAATCAGTGAGAGTGCCAGCAAATGATGTTTTACATATTTATAGACCATTAAGACCTGGGCAAATCAGAGGGGAGCCTTGGCTTTCTAATATACTGCTGAAGCTTTATGAGCTTGATCAATATGATGATGCAGAGCTGGTGAGAAAGAAAACTGCAGCAATGTTTGCTGGATTTATTACGAGACTCGATCCAGAAGCAAATATTTTAGGAGAAGGTGAAAGTAATGAGCAAGGAGTAGCATTATCAGGTTTAGAGCCAGGAACAATGCAGCTTTTAGACCCAGGAGAAGATATAAAATTTTCAGAGCCGTCTGATGTTGGAGGAAGTTATGAAGCATTCATGAGACAGCAACTGAGGGCAATAGCAATAGGTACAGGAATAACATATGAGCAGCTAACAGGAGATTTAACCGGTGTTAATTATTCATCAGTCAGAGCAGGATTAATAGAGTTTCGTCGTAGATGTGCTATGCTGCAACACAACATTATGGTATTTCAATTTTGCAGACCAGTATGGAGTAGATGGCTAGAACTTGCCACTTTATCTGGAGGGCTTTCTACAACAGATAATCAAATATTTAAAGATGTAAAATGGATACCACAGGGATTTGATTGGGTAGATCCACTGAAAGACCAGCAAGCACAGCAAATGGCAGTAAGGAATGGATTTAAGAGTCGAGCAGAAGTAGTATCAGAAATGGGTTACGATGTAGAAGAAATTGACCAAGAAATAGCAGAAGATCAAAAGCGTGCAAATAGTCTCAACTTAATGTTTGACTCTGATTGTAAAGGATTATGA
- a CDS encoding major capsid protein → MQNPFTNTAFSMTALTNAMNILPINHGRVENLNLFPSRSVRFRHITIEEHNGVLSLLPTQVPGAPATVGKRGKRKVRTFTIPHIPHDDVVLPEEVQGIRAFGSESELKALADVITDHLQLMRNKHAITLEHLRMGALKGIILDADGSELLNLYNEFEITPKVVNFALGTATTDVKRKCLEVLRHIEDNLSGEYMTGIHALVSPEFFDALTSHAKVKEAYERWQEGAALRNDMRSGFTFCGITFEEYRGQATDPEGTVRRFIEKDTGHCFPLGTASTFTTYFAPADFNETVNTLGQPLYAKQEPRRFDRGTDLHTQSNPLPMCHRPGVLVKVAIA, encoded by the coding sequence ATGCAAAATCCATTTACAAATACAGCATTTAGCATGACGGCACTAACAAATGCGATGAATATATTGCCGATAAATCATGGACGAGTTGAAAATCTAAATTTGTTTCCAAGTAGGTCAGTAAGATTTAGACATATTACCATAGAAGAACACAACGGAGTATTAAGTTTATTACCAACGCAAGTACCAGGGGCGCCAGCAACAGTAGGAAAAAGAGGAAAAAGAAAGGTAAGAACATTTACGATTCCACATATTCCGCATGATGATGTAGTGTTACCAGAGGAAGTACAGGGAATAAGGGCATTTGGATCAGAAAGTGAACTGAAAGCGCTGGCAGATGTAATAACTGACCATTTACAGCTAATGAGAAACAAACACGCAATAACATTAGAGCATTTACGAATGGGAGCGCTGAAAGGAATAATTTTAGATGCTGACGGGTCAGAATTATTAAATCTGTACAACGAATTTGAAATTACACCAAAAGTAGTAAATTTTGCCCTTGGAACAGCAACAACAGATGTAAAACGTAAGTGTCTGGAAGTATTGCGGCATATAGAAGATAACCTAAGTGGTGAATATATGACTGGAATTCATGCCTTGGTAAGCCCTGAGTTTTTTGATGCACTAACTTCTCATGCAAAAGTAAAAGAAGCATATGAAAGATGGCAAGAAGGAGCAGCACTTCGAAATGATATGAGGTCAGGGTTTACATTTTGTGGCATAACGTTTGAGGAATATAGAGGGCAAGCAACTGACCCTGAAGGAACGGTTAGAAGATTTATTGAGAAAGATACAGGGCACTGTTTTCCACTAGGAACAGCGAGCACATTTACAACATATTTTGCACCAGCAGACTTTAATGAGACAGTAAATACTCTTGGACAGCCACTCTATGCAAAACAAGAACCAAGGAGGTTTGATAGAGGAACTGATTTACATACGCAGTCAAATCCTCTGCCAATGTGCCATAGACCTGGCGTATTAGTAAAAGTCGCTATAGCATAA
- a CDS encoding DNA modification methylase, translating to MNLAIHYYPTQNLVEYERNPRKNDDVVNRMCASIREFGFRIPIVAKSDGTVVDGHLRLKAARKLGMESIPVVLSDNLNEPQTKAFRLLANQSANWAKWDDDLLKVEIQELEDLQFDLKMTGFELEKVQRFLDDLDGEEEDLSDLVVDDKKVEITKPADLWILGDHRIYCGDSSLVESYKAVLDNKMADITVCDPPYNVDYGSSQEREEKKILNDNQGEKYELFLYDICSHILAYTKGAIYICASSSEFSTLQKAFEEAGGKWSTFIIWAKNHFTLGRSDYQRQYEAMLYGWKSGNKREWHGGRNQSDLWFYDKPTHNTLHPTMKPVELMERAIVNSSRPGDIVLDPFSGSGSTLIACERTGRICRTIELDSKFVDVTIKRWQIYTGRDAILAGTGKTFAEIQGEKQ from the coding sequence ATGAATTTAGCAATCCACTATTATCCTACTCAAAATCTGGTCGAATATGAGCGTAATCCACGTAAAAATGATGACGTAGTAAATAGAATGTGTGCTTCAATCAGGGAATTCGGCTTTCGTATTCCAATAGTTGCAAAAAGCGATGGAACTGTGGTTGATGGTCATTTAAGACTTAAAGCAGCAAGAAAACTTGGTATGGAAAGTATTCCAGTAGTCCTCAGTGATAATTTAAATGAACCACAAACTAAAGCTTTTCGACTGCTTGCCAATCAATCAGCTAATTGGGCAAAGTGGGACGATGATCTTTTGAAGGTGGAAATTCAAGAGCTAGAAGATTTGCAGTTTGACTTAAAAATGACAGGATTTGAATTGGAAAAAGTTCAACGGTTTCTTGATGATTTAGATGGTGAAGAAGAAGATCTTTCTGACTTAGTTGTTGATGACAAAAAAGTAGAAATAACAAAACCAGCTGATCTATGGATTTTAGGTGATCATCGAATCTATTGTGGTGATAGCTCTTTAGTTGAATCATATAAAGCGGTATTAGATAATAAAATGGCAGATATTACCGTATGTGATCCTCCATATAACGTTGATTACGGTAGCAGTCAGGAAAGAGAAGAGAAAAAAATATTAAACGATAATCAAGGTGAAAAGTACGAACTTTTTCTCTACGACATCTGTTCCCATATTTTAGCATATACGAAAGGTGCAATTTACATCTGTGCATCATCATCAGAGTTTTCAACGTTGCAAAAAGCATTTGAGGAAGCGGGAGGAAAATGGTCAACTTTTATCATTTGGGCGAAGAATCACTTTACGCTAGGAAGATCAGATTATCAAAGACAATACGAAGCAATGCTCTATGGATGGAAAAGCGGCAATAAACGTGAGTGGCATGGAGGTAGAAATCAAAGTGATCTGTGGTTTTATGATAAGCCAACGCACAATACACTACATCCAACGATGAAGCCAGTAGAGCTAATGGAGAGAGCAATAGTAAACAGCAGCAGACCAGGAGACATAGTACTTGATCCATTTAGCGGTTCTGGAAGTACACTGATTGCATGTGAGAGAACAGGAAGAATTTGCAGAACAATAGAGCTAGATTCAAAATTTGTAGATGTAACCATAAAACGTTGGCAAATATATACCGGAAGAGATGCCATTTTAGCCGGTACTGGTAAAACTTTTGCAGAAATTCAAGGAGAAAAACAGTAG
- a CDS encoding phage terminase large subunit family protein: MIYARAFSEGLRPDPELKVSEWANEYRVLAPTAASEPGKWRTERTPYLKEIMDSLSPSSQAEKVVFMKGAQIGGTEAGNNWIGYIIDQTPGPMLVVQPTVEMGKRWSKGRFAPLIESTPCLKSKVKDPRSRDSGNTVQSKEFPGGIVVITGANSSVGLRSMPVKYLFLDEIDAYPGDSGGEGDPVLLSIARTNTFARRKIFLVSTPTIHGISRIEKEFEATDKQYFFVPCPYCNYYQVLKWSQIKWENNDSRTAHYVCTECSGKIENHQKTEMLDRGEWRATNQVHNSKVIGFHLSSLYSPVGWYSWQQAVEDFLHAKESEQLLKVWINTTLGETWVDKGEVPDWKQLFNRREFFPVGTVPKGEVVLTAGVDVQKDRLEVEVVAWGKSRESWSIDYRVFEGDTGSGEVWKKLSELLNHHFIGENGLEYMISMMAVDAGYATQEVYNWVRGHQGSGRVMAVKGVNKALVPLSSPSRVDITVGGQKLKRGIKLWPVGVSILKSELFQLLNILKDGEETPPGYCHFPEYAPEYFKQLTAEQLVSKVVKGYTKQEWQKVRERNEVLDCRIYARAASIALGIDRWPESKWNSLSGKMESKKPKKVRQSKWLGNQNVQ; the protein is encoded by the coding sequence ATGATATACGCTAGAGCTTTTTCTGAAGGTTTAAGACCAGATCCAGAGCTTAAAGTATCAGAGTGGGCGAATGAGTATCGAGTTTTAGCGCCAACTGCAGCATCAGAGCCAGGAAAGTGGAGAACGGAAAGAACTCCTTATTTAAAAGAAATAATGGATTCACTATCTCCTTCTTCACAGGCTGAAAAAGTAGTATTTATGAAGGGAGCGCAGATTGGAGGAACAGAAGCAGGCAACAATTGGATTGGCTATATCATCGATCAAACACCAGGACCAATGCTAGTAGTACAGCCAACAGTTGAAATGGGAAAGCGTTGGTCAAAAGGAAGATTTGCGCCACTGATTGAAAGTACACCATGTTTAAAAAGTAAAGTAAAAGACCCAAGATCAAGAGATTCAGGCAATACTGTACAAAGTAAGGAGTTTCCAGGTGGAATTGTAGTAATAACCGGAGCAAACAGCAGTGTGGGACTTCGCTCTATGCCAGTAAAGTATCTCTTTCTTGATGAAATAGATGCATATCCAGGAGATTCAGGAGGTGAAGGAGATCCAGTACTGCTCAGTATTGCACGAACTAATACATTTGCACGGCGAAAGATTTTTTTAGTATCAACACCAACGATTCATGGAATAAGTAGAATTGAGAAAGAATTTGAAGCAACAGATAAGCAGTACTTTTTTGTACCATGTCCGTATTGTAATTACTATCAAGTTCTAAAATGGTCACAAATTAAATGGGAAAACAACGACTCAAGAACAGCACATTATGTCTGCACTGAATGTAGCGGCAAAATAGAAAATCATCAAAAGACAGAGATGCTAGACCGTGGAGAATGGAGAGCTACAAATCAAGTACACAATAGCAAAGTAATAGGATTTCACCTTTCAAGTCTTTATAGCCCAGTTGGGTGGTATAGTTGGCAACAAGCAGTAGAGGATTTTCTGCATGCAAAGGAAAGTGAACAATTACTGAAAGTTTGGATCAACACAACGCTTGGAGAAACCTGGGTAGATAAGGGAGAAGTACCAGACTGGAAGCAATTATTCAACAGAAGAGAATTTTTTCCCGTAGGCACAGTACCAAAAGGTGAAGTGGTTCTCACAGCAGGAGTAGATGTCCAAAAAGATCGGTTAGAAGTAGAAGTTGTAGCATGGGGAAAAAGCCGTGAAAGTTGGTCAATAGACTACCGAGTATTTGAAGGAGATACAGGAAGTGGAGAAGTATGGAAAAAGCTTTCAGAGCTGTTAAATCATCATTTTATCGGTGAAAATGGGCTTGAATATATGATAAGCATGATGGCGGTTGATGCAGGGTATGCAACGCAGGAAGTATACAACTGGGTAAGAGGTCATCAGGGCTCTGGAAGAGTAATGGCAGTCAAAGGTGTAAATAAAGCTCTAGTGCCACTTAGCAGCCCAAGTAGAGTAGATATAACAGTTGGTGGCCAAAAGCTAAAGAGAGGAATAAAGCTCTGGCCAGTAGGAGTATCGATATTAAAGTCAGAGCTTTTTCAATTACTTAATATTTTAAAAGATGGTGAAGAAACACCGCCAGGATATTGTCATTTTCCGGAGTATGCACCTGAATATTTTAAGCAGCTAACGGCAGAGCAATTAGTCAGCAAAGTGGTAAAAGGATACACCAAACAAGAGTGGCAAAAGGTAAGAGAAAGAAATGAAGTACTGGATTGCCGAATTTATGCGAGAGCAGCATCTATTGCGCTTGGAATTGATCGTTGGCCAGAGAGTAAATGGAATAGTTTGAGTGGAAAAATGGAAAGCAAAAAGCCTAAAAAAGTAAGACAGAGTAAGTGGCTTGGTAATCAAAATGTACAGTGA